One region of Nothobranchius furzeri strain GRZ-AD chromosome 16, NfurGRZ-RIMD1, whole genome shotgun sequence genomic DNA includes:
- the mrtfba gene encoding myocardin-related transcription factor B, which yields MEPQASREHLGTEGDNGMSNLLVPSPQSESMTHEMEELTLQPTQNLPPLNERKNVLQLRLQQRRTREQLVDQGIMPPLKSPAAFHGQIRSLERARTENFLKHKIRSRPERAELVRMHILQETGAEPSLQATQMRLKRARLADNLNEKIAQRPGPMELVEKNILPVDSSLKQAIIVGQVNYPKVLDEDSCEALSPEQPASQESQSSAPSPGEGKTPETPSPGVAPAPTTLLQLLPAADVTKGIPTSELPPSCPAVPPAPPAALPKPGPTLVKQSQQKAPSEKNRSKKSKEPKSRVKKLKYHQYVPPDQKQETSEALMDSSYTRLLQQQQLFLQLQILSQQQQHYNYQTILPAPLKSVAEIQSNNVSTLPTSIMASLPTTAQPPPLSSAAARPNNSLSNRKPGVLPANLEEMKVAELKLELKLRGLQVSGTKTDLIERLKPFQDSVSIAAPSTTAARATTIVPSLPMEVTTNTTPARVLPVQQAASGSISSTPPVSPTPADPASLQPDVSMSEATSEIQKGSFGSSGPRSSPRPSIHIPEEDRRLHEKERQIEELMRKLEQEQRLVEELKMQLEVEKRGQVGCSDDSIAPTLTSVPTISTPVLNANVVKVEGSMLPNCSSSSAAIPNSILGSQLPAVVKLEDVTVSPGKVLQLQTQTQLITQIQPQAKPQVSTSPQLCPQTQKSPQIQAQPAAPSLQQFFISHPGGVLGPPQTLLTTGQAGTQILVPVSLPNNATAIQLPSTTLSLQPVLQATVSNPGLVQAPVPQLQTTKMDMTPSQQPLLQALSMCNSPSGLGNQPRPEINAQCFLRSSPENRVSPHTSPNHRVSNKPLSQVSSSQPAFILQPSSLVPQPPKTRAPPRYEEAVKQSRNTHTNSVSQVSMATSQHMDDLFDILIESGEITQFIQQEPPAPLSKTLPVTANISTLPVNTALSRPPAQIQVAPPFTLGSLISPTLTPMVTDNQLEAFLERTLAETPSMSDPRTQGLMEELQAQLVDQQLYSPMDTSDLSFCDSSSSPSLLNMGLSDPALDNMEWLDLTMPPGSVGAPLTPLGMPTDFLDSHDLQLHWD from the exons ATGGAGCCCCAGGCTTCTCGGGAGCATCTAGGAACAGAGGGAGATAATGGGATGTCAAACCTCCTGGTGCCCAGTCCTCAGAGTGAGTCAATGACCCACGAGATGGAGGAGCTGACTTTGCAGCCCACACAGAATCTGCCCCCTCTCAATGAACGCAAAAACG TGCTGCAGTTGAGGCTTCAGCAGAGGCGAACCAGGGAGCAGCTGGTGGATCAGGGCATCATGCCAC CTCTGAAGAGTCCAGCAGCTTTCCATGGCCAGATTCGCAGCTTGGAAAGGGCCAGG ACTGAGAATTTTCTGAAGCACAAGATCCGCAGTCGTCCAGAGAGAGCAGAGCTGGTCAGGATGCACATCCTGCAAG AGACCGGAGCAGAACCCTCACTGCAGGCCACCCAGATGAGGCTGAAGAGGGCGAGGCTGGCTGACAACCTGAACGAGAAGATCGCCCAGAGACCCGGTCCcatggagctggtggagaagaacATCCTGCCAGTGGACTCCAGCCTCAAACAGGCCATCATAG TGGGTCAGGTGAATTATCCCAAGGTTCTGGATGAGGACAGCTGTGAGGCACTGTCTCCAGAGCAACCAGCCAGTCAGGAGTCCCAGAGCTCTGCTCCGTCACCAGGGGAGGGTAAAACACCAGAAACTCCTTCACCAGGCGTAGCTCCAGCACCCACCACCTTGCTGCAG CTCCTTCCAGCGGCAGATGTTACTAAAGGGATTCCCACCAGTGAGCTGCCTCCGAGCTGTCCAGCTGTCCCTCCTGCTCCCCCAGCGGCTCTCCCAAAACCAGGTCCCACTCTGGTCAAA CAAAGCCAGCAGAAGGCTCCATCAGAGAAGAACCGCAGCAAGAAGAGCAAAGAGCCAAAGTCCAGAGTGAAGAAGCTCAAGTACCACCAGTACGTCCCTCCAGACCAGAAGCAGGAGACCAGCGAGGCGCTGATGGACTCCTCGTACACCCgcctgctgcagcagcagcagctgttccTGCAGCTGCAGATCCTGAGTCAGCAGCAACAACACTACAACTATCAGACAATACTACCAGCACCACTCAA ATCTGTGGCTGAGATTCAGAGCAACAATGTCAGTACGCTGCCAACCTCCATCATGGCGTCTTTACCCACCACAGCCCAACCTCCACCTCTGTCCTCAGCAGCAGCTCGGCCAAACAACTCGCTGTCCAACCGCAAACCCGGGGTCTTACCAGCCAACCTGGAGGAAATGAAG GTGGCTGAACTGAAGCTGGAGCTGAAGCTGCGAGGCCTCCAGGTGTCGGGAACCAAAACAGATCTGATAGAAAGACTGAAGCCTTTCCAGGACAGCGTCAGCATCGCTGCACCCTCCACCACTGCTGCTCGTGCCACTACCATCGTCCCCTCCCTCCCTATGGAGGTCACCACCAATACAACACCTGCGAGAGTCCTCCCAGTCCAGCaggcggcatcagggagcatCAGCTCCACACCTCCCGTGTCTCCCACTCCTGCCGATCCAGCTTCTCTCCAGCCAGACGTCAGCATGTCTGAGGCCACGTCTGAGATCCAGAAGGGGAGCTTCGGTTCTTCCGGGCCCCGTTCATCTCCTCGGCCTTCTATTCACATTCCTGAGGAGGACAGAAGGCTCCATGAGAAGGAGCGGCAGATCGAGGAGCTGATGAGGAAGCTGGAGCAGGAGCAGAGGCTGGTGGAGGAGCTAAAGATGCAGCTGGAGGTGGAGAAAAGAGGTCAGGTTGGATGTTCAGATGATTCCATTGCTCCCACACTCACGTCTGTCCCAACTATCAGCACacctgtcctcaatgctaacgtgGTAAAGGTGGAGGGCAGCATGCTGCCTAACTGTTCGTCCAGCTCTGCTGCCATTCCAAACTCCATCCTCGGCTCACAGCTACCTGCTGTAGTGAAGCTGGAGGATGTGACTGTCTCTCCTGGAAAAGTGCTGCAGCTTCAGACCCAAACCCAGCTCATCACTCAGATCCAGCCTCAAGCCAAGCCCCAAGTGTCCACCAGCCCACAGCTCTGTCCCCAGACCCAGAAAAGCCCCCAAATCCAGGCCCAGCCAGCAGCCCCCAGCCTGCAGCAGTTCTTCATCAGCCACCCAGGGGGGGTGCTGGGTCCGCCTCAAACGCTGCTCACCACCGGCCAAGCTGGGACTCAGATCCTCGTCCCCGTCTCACTACCCAACAATGCCACTGCAATCCAGCTGCCAAGCACCACCCTCAGCCTGCAG cctgtcctccaggccacagtcTCTAACCCAGGTCTGGTTCAGGCTCCTGTTCCTCAGCTGCAGACCACCAAGATGGACATGACACCCAGCCAGCAGCCGCTGCTACAG GCTCTGTCCATGTGCAACAGCCCTTCTGGTTTAGGGAACCAACCCAGACCTGAGATCAATGCCCAGTGTTTCCTCCGGAGCTCCCCGGAGAACAGAGTTTCTCCACACACTTCGCCCAACCACCGGGTCTCCAACAAACCACTCAGCCAG GTGTCCTCctctcagcctgccttcatcctccAGCCCTCCTCCCTGGTGCCCCAGCCCCCAAAGACGAGGGCGCCCCCCCGCTACGAGGAGGCAgtcaagcagagcagaaacaccCACACTAATAGTGTTTCACAG GTCTCCATGGCAACGAGCCAACACATGGATGACCTGTTTGACATCCTCATAGAGAGTGGAG AGATCACCCAGTTCATCCAGCAGGAACCCCCGGCCCCTCTCAGTAAAACCCTCCCAGTCACAGCCAACATCTCCACCCTTCCTGTCAACACCGCCCTATCCAGACCCCCCGCACAGATCCAGGTGGCTCCACCGTTCACGCTGGGCTCTCTGATCAGCCCCACCCTGACCCCCATGGTCACAGATAACCAGCTGGAGGCCTTCCTGGAGAGGACTCTGGCTGAGACGCCGTCGATGTCAGACCCTCGGACGCAGGGcctgatggaggagctgcaggcccaGCTGGTGGACCAGCAGCTCTACTCCCCCATGGACACGTCTGACTTGTCTTTCTGTGACTCGTCCTCCTCCCCGTCTTTGCTCAACATGGGCCtgtccgacccggcgctggacaaCATGGAATGGTTGGATCTTACCATGCCACCTGGTTCTGTTGGGGCACCGCTAACACCACTGGGGATGCCGACAGACTTCCTGGACTCACATGACCTGCAGCTGCACTGGGACTGA